In Phreatobacter stygius, a genomic segment contains:
- a CDS encoding acyl-CoA dehydrogenase family protein, with product MNFTLNEEQLALQHSARQFATRELTQPAREIEDNDQPPSHALVKRFAELGYLGINLDPALGGGGASHVEAVLVLEEIAKISPSVAFPIFESCFGPVLTIQHFASDALKQRLVPKVCSGDMIIAASMSEPDAGTALTDLKTRAVRQGDQLVLNGQKRWCSGAGHADGYVVYCRLSDEPGARGIGAVYVDKDTPGLSFGKRERLMGFRGVTSADIFLDNVTVPSGNIVAPAGGFAKLMTAFDLERCGNATMSLALAQSALDQALAYVQDRRQFGKAIVDFQAVQIKLADMAIRVEASRLLIHRAVANASDGLPSSREASMAKCFANEMVRGVCGDAMQLMGGYGYACEYGMERRMRDAWGWGIAGGAIDIQKINIASALVGRRFNQRA from the coding sequence ATGAATTTCACGCTCAACGAAGAACAGCTCGCCTTGCAGCACAGCGCCCGCCAGTTCGCCACACGCGAACTCACCCAGCCGGCGCGCGAGATCGAGGACAATGACCAGCCGCCGTCCCATGCCCTGGTCAAGCGTTTCGCCGAGCTCGGTTATCTCGGCATCAATCTGGATCCGGCGCTGGGCGGTGGCGGCGCCAGCCATGTCGAAGCCGTGCTGGTGCTCGAGGAGATCGCCAAGATCTCGCCCTCGGTTGCCTTCCCGATCTTCGAATCCTGCTTCGGCCCGGTGCTGACCATCCAGCATTTTGCCTCCGATGCCTTGAAGCAGCGGCTGGTGCCCAAGGTTTGCTCGGGCGACATGATCATCGCCGCCAGCATGTCGGAACCGGATGCCGGCACGGCGCTGACCGACCTCAAGACCCGCGCCGTGCGCCAGGGCGATCAACTCGTGCTGAACGGCCAGAAGCGCTGGTGCTCCGGCGCCGGCCATGCCGACGGTTATGTCGTCTATTGCCGGCTGTCCGACGAGCCGGGCGCGCGCGGCATCGGCGCCGTCTATGTTGACAAGGACACCCCGGGCCTGAGCTTCGGCAAGCGCGAGCGGCTGATGGGCTTTCGCGGCGTCACCAGCGCCGACATCTTCCTCGACAATGTCACGGTGCCCTCAGGCAACATCGTCGCGCCGGCGGGCGGCTTTGCCAAACTGATGACCGCCTTCGACCTGGAGCGCTGCGGCAATGCCACGATGAGCCTCGCGCTCGCCCAGAGCGCACTCGACCAGGCGCTGGCCTATGTCCAGGACCGGCGCCAGTTCGGCAAGGCGATCGTCGATTTCCAGGCGGTGCAGATCAAGCTCGCCGACATGGCGATCCGGGTCGAGGCCTCGCGCCTCCTGATCCACCGCGCCGTCGCCAATGCCTCCGACGGCCTGCCCTCCTCACGCGAGGCCTCGATGGCCAAATGTTTCGCCAACGAGATGGTGCGCGGCGTCTGCGGCGACGCCATGCAGCTGATGGGCGGTTATGGTTATGCCTGCGAATACGGCATGGAGCGCCGCATGCGCGACGCCTGGGGCTGGGGCATCGCCGGCGGCGCCATCGACATCCAGAAGATCAACATCGCCTCCGCCCTGGTCGGCCGGCGCTTCAACCAGCGGGCGTGA
- a CDS encoding TetR/AcrR family transcriptional regulator yields the protein MTAGKASPRPARRGGRQSYHHGMLRDALIRAAVEILSERGAEGFTLREAARRAGVSAGAPAHHFGSAAGLLTEVVIAGFEDLTQALRAAAGTAASPAARLRAQGMSYVRFALAHPGRFQLMFRHDLLLAGDERLGHAGKAAKAELEATIRAYITDRDGPGADERSVRAALLGAWSAVHGFAHLALDGKFTAMAQPRSISGFVSDELPDVLLAFWPDREDEATGR from the coding sequence ATGACCGCCGGAAAAGCCTCGCCGAGGCCCGCCCGGCGCGGCGGACGGCAGAGCTATCACCACGGCATGCTGCGCGACGCGCTGATCCGCGCGGCGGTCGAGATCCTGTCCGAGCGCGGTGCCGAGGGGTTCACGCTCAGGGAGGCGGCGCGTCGCGCCGGGGTTTCAGCCGGCGCACCGGCGCATCATTTCGGCAGTGCCGCCGGGCTCCTGACGGAGGTGGTGATCGCCGGCTTCGAAGACCTGACGCAGGCGCTGCGCGCGGCGGCCGGGACAGCGGCCTCGCCGGCTGCCCGGCTGAGGGCGCAGGGCATGAGCTATGTGCGCTTCGCGCTGGCCCATCCCGGGCGCTTTCAGCTGATGTTCCGGCACGACCTTCTGCTCGCCGGCGATGAAAGGCTGGGCCATGCCGGCAAGGCCGCCAAGGCCGAGCTCGAGGCCACCATCCGGGCCTACATCACCGATCGCGACGGACCCGGCGCCGACGAGCGCTCGGTGCGTGCAGCCCTGCTCGGGGCCTGGTCGGCGGTCCACGGCTTCGCCCATCTGGCGCTCGACGGCAAGTTCACCGCCATGGCTCAGCCGCGATCGATTTCGGGTTTCGTATCGGACGAACTGCCGGACGTGCTCCTGGCGTTCTGGCCGGACAGGGAGGATGAGGCAACGGGTCGGTAG
- a CDS encoding class I SAM-dependent methyltransferase, with translation MTTADILPFFRAWIANPLQVAAVAPSGAALAELMTRDITPDSGPVLELGPGTGAFTRALLARGVRECDLTLVEYGSDFARLLSHRFPAARVRWMDAAQLAPAGLFDDAPAGTVISGLPLLSMPPRKVMAILSGAFASLRQGGSFYQFTYGPNCPVPRRILDRLGLKATRTGRALLNVPPAAVYRISRRPPLRLLATSA, from the coding sequence ATGACGACAGCCGACATCCTGCCCTTCTTCCGCGCCTGGATCGCCAACCCCCTGCAGGTGGCCGCCGTCGCGCCGTCGGGCGCGGCGCTCGCCGAACTGATGACCCGCGACATCACGCCGGACAGCGGGCCTGTGCTCGAACTCGGACCGGGCACCGGCGCCTTCACCCGTGCGCTGCTGGCGCGTGGGGTGCGCGAATGCGACCTGACCCTGGTCGAATACGGGTCCGACTTCGCCCGTCTGCTCAGTCATCGGTTCCCCGCCGCGCGTGTCCGCTGGATGGACGCGGCCCAGCTCGCGCCGGCCGGCCTGTTCGACGACGCACCTGCCGGCACCGTGATCAGCGGATTGCCGCTGCTGTCCATGCCGCCCAGGAAAGTCATGGCCATCCTCTCCGGCGCCTTCGCCAGCCTGCGTCAGGGCGGTTCCTTCTACCAATTCACCTACGGGCCGAATTGCCCGGTGCCGCGCCGCATTCTCGACCGGCTCGGCCTCAAGGCGACACGCACCGGCCGGGCGCTGTTGAACGTGCCGCCGGCCGCGGTCTACCGCATCTCGCGGCGGCCGCCGTTACGGCTTCTGGCCACGTCGGCGTGA
- a CDS encoding 2-hydroxychromene-2-carboxylate isomerase, which yields MSQVEFFFDLSSPWTYLGFTNVQPIVERIGASITWRPILVGGVFNAVNQELYKARENMDTPRMRHGAKVLKDWARFTGVTMNFPSVHHPAKSIHAMRMACALEADQPALQTFAKAAFEAYFGRAENLDDPEVLVAAAKGAGLDGEAIRALSVTDEIKARLRTNTDELIARGGFGSPTLFINSTDMYFGNDQLPLVEFALTGKRRDEGR from the coding sequence ATGAGCCAAGTGGAATTTTTCTTCGACCTGTCCAGCCCCTGGACCTATCTCGGTTTCACCAATGTCCAACCGATCGTCGAACGGATCGGAGCCAGCATCACCTGGCGGCCGATCCTGGTCGGCGGCGTGTTCAACGCGGTCAATCAGGAACTCTACAAGGCGCGCGAGAACATGGACACGCCGCGCATGCGCCATGGCGCCAAGGTGCTGAAGGACTGGGCCCGATTCACCGGCGTGACGATGAATTTCCCGTCCGTCCACCACCCGGCGAAAAGCATTCACGCCATGCGCATGGCCTGTGCGCTGGAGGCCGACCAACCGGCGCTCCAGACCTTCGCCAAGGCTGCCTTCGAGGCCTATTTCGGCCGGGCCGAAAATCTCGACGATCCCGAGGTTCTGGTCGCCGCGGCGAAGGGCGCCGGTCTCGACGGCGAGGCGATCCGCGCGCTGTCGGTCACCGATGAGATCAAGGCGCGGCTCAGGACCAATACCGACGAGCTGATCGCCCGCGGCGGCTTCGGTTCGCCGACCTTGTTCATCAACAGCACCGACATGTATTTCGGCAATGACCAATTGCCGCTGGTCGAGTTCGCGCTCACCGGCAAGCGACGCGACGAGGGCCGCTGA
- a CDS encoding glutathione S-transferase N-terminal domain-containing protein produces the protein MIDLYYWPTPNGWKISIMLEECGLPYRVIPVNIGAGDQFKPDFLAISPNNRMPAIVDHEPPGGDPVSIFESGAILLYLAEKTGRFLPTDLRGRVQATEWLMWQMGGLGPMLGQSGHFKLYAPEKIAYAIERYGREAIRLYGVLDAQLARTGACVAGDYSIADMAIFPWVVTHKRQEIPMENFPNVQRWFAASRERPGVKAGMAVRRDLVSNAAVDDENARKILFGRPS, from the coding sequence ATGATCGACCTCTATTACTGGCCGACGCCGAATGGCTGGAAGATCTCCATCATGCTGGAGGAATGCGGGCTGCCCTACCGGGTCATACCGGTGAATATCGGTGCGGGTGACCAGTTCAAGCCGGACTTCCTCGCGATCAGCCCGAACAACCGCATGCCCGCCATCGTCGATCACGAGCCGCCCGGCGGCGATCCGGTCAGCATTTTCGAGAGCGGCGCGATCCTGCTCTATCTCGCTGAAAAGACCGGCCGGTTCCTGCCGACCGATCTGCGCGGCCGGGTCCAGGCGACGGAATGGCTGATGTGGCAAATGGGCGGGCTCGGGCCGATGCTCGGCCAGAGCGGCCATTTCAAGCTCTATGCGCCCGAGAAGATCGCTTATGCCATCGAGCGCTATGGCCGCGAGGCCATCAGGCTCTACGGCGTGCTCGACGCACAACTGGCGAGGACCGGCGCTTGCGTCGCCGGCGACTATTCGATCGCCGACATGGCGATCTTCCCCTGGGTGGTGACGCATAAGCGCCAGGAGATTCCGATGGAGAATTTCCCGAACGTGCAACGCTGGTTCGCGGCCTCGCGCGAGCGGCCAGGGGTCAAGGCCGGCATGGCGGTCCGGCGCGACCTCGTGTCCAATGCGGCGGTCGACGATGAGAACGCCCGCAAGATCCTGTTCGGGAGGCCGTCATGA
- a CDS encoding branched-chain amino acid ABC transporter permease has protein sequence MRPNFYHVVFSPIWWIAIAALATLPLWLPSYYLHIATLALIYAGLAAAWNIVGGLTGQISLAHSIFVGMGAVFASALLLQLGINLWVAAGIAAVLSGAMGAAIAWIDHRFRLGHLSFALITLAFAEMAELVVLGWDFLGGASGQSLPRDEGRFLLFQFGGSHGYFWLVMALATLALVVNLAIINAPLGYFLRAIRDNENAAQALGVGLLRNKMIAMAISAVLTSMIGTAYARYSTFIDPHLFASPVLTIEIVLFATIGGLGTAFGPIVGAILLVPLGEILRGQLGGVLPGLHYFIYGTIVVVVILALPQGIGPAIARMVRGFRGAKPVAKAAAPSAKTAAEAQGG, from the coding sequence ATGCGACCGAATTTCTACCATGTCGTCTTCTCGCCCATCTGGTGGATCGCGATTGCCGCGCTGGCAACCCTGCCGCTCTGGCTGCCGAGCTATTACCTGCACATCGCGACGCTCGCGCTGATCTATGCGGGCCTCGCGGCGGCCTGGAACATTGTCGGCGGGTTGACCGGCCAGATCTCGCTGGCCCATTCGATCTTCGTCGGCATGGGCGCGGTGTTCGCCAGTGCGCTCTTGCTGCAGCTCGGCATCAATCTCTGGGTCGCCGCGGGCATCGCCGCGGTGCTCTCGGGGGCGATGGGCGCGGCGATCGCCTGGATCGACCATCGCTTCCGCCTCGGCCACCTGTCCTTTGCCCTGATCACGCTCGCCTTCGCCGAAATGGCCGAGCTCGTGGTGCTCGGCTGGGACTTCCTCGGCGGCGCCTCGGGCCAGTCCCTGCCGCGCGACGAGGGCCGGTTCCTGTTGTTCCAGTTCGGCGGCTCGCATGGCTATTTCTGGCTGGTCATGGCCCTGGCGACGCTGGCGCTGGTGGTCAATCTCGCCATCATCAACGCGCCGCTCGGCTATTTCCTGCGCGCCATCCGCGACAACGAAAACGCCGCCCAGGCGCTGGGGGTCGGGCTGTTGCGCAACAAGATGATCGCCATGGCGATCAGCGCGGTGCTGACCTCGATGATCGGCACGGCCTATGCCCGCTATTCGACCTTCATCGACCCGCACCTGTTCGCATCCCCCGTGCTGACCATCGAGATCGTGCTGTTCGCCACCATTGGCGGCCTCGGCACCGCCTTCGGGCCGATCGTCGGCGCCATCCTGCTGGTGCCGCTCGGCGAGATCCTGCGCGGCCAGCTCGGCGGCGTGCTGCCCGGCCTGCATTATTTCATCTACGGCACCATCGTCGTGGTGGTCATCCTGGCGCTGCCGCAGGGCATCGGCCCGGCGATCGCCCGCATGGTTCGCGGCTTTCGCGGCGCAAAGCCGGTGGCCAAGGCCGCCGCGCCGAGCGCCAAGACCGCGGCCGAAGCGCAGGGTGGTTGA
- a CDS encoding branched-chain amino acid ABC transporter permease: MDTDILLQAVVQGLLIGSTYGTVALGLGLIYSVSGVVNFSHGDFLSLAMFISYALYAAFALDPYASVFITFPVLAIAGGAVYWTLIRPVISGHLLMIIQLTLGLNLILQNGMLMVFGGQPLRVPSIMETKLLIMGDVIMRWPLVIAFCASIVLAGLLFLMLSRTDFGRSIRAVHQNPKAAALMGVNVARVRILVFALGIGLLAIAGALLLPGTPLHPSMGLRYTVITLLTLVLGGMTNFVGILLGGLVIGLSEAIGTIYVSGILGMILPYLILVLILLFRPAGLLGKA; this comes from the coding sequence ATGGATACGGATATTCTTCTGCAAGCCGTCGTTCAGGGCCTGTTGATCGGCAGCACCTATGGCACCGTCGCCCTGGGGCTCGGCCTGATCTACAGCGTGTCGGGCGTGGTCAACTTCTCGCATGGCGACTTCCTCTCGCTCGCCATGTTCATCAGCTACGCGCTTTATGCCGCCTTCGCGCTCGACCCTTACGCCTCGGTCTTCATCACCTTTCCGGTGCTGGCGATCGCGGGCGGGGCGGTCTACTGGACGCTGATCCGGCCGGTCATCTCGGGCCATCTCCTGATGATCATCCAGCTCACCCTCGGCCTCAACCTGATCCTGCAGAACGGCATGCTGATGGTCTTCGGCGGCCAGCCCTTGCGCGTGCCCTCGATCATGGAGACCAAGCTCCTGATCATGGGCGACGTGATCATGCGCTGGCCGCTGGTCATCGCCTTCTGTGCTTCCATCGTGCTCGCCGGCCTGTTGTTCCTGATGCTGAGCCGCACCGATTTCGGCCGCAGCATCCGCGCCGTGCACCAGAACCCCAAGGCCGCCGCGCTGATGGGGGTCAATGTGGCGCGCGTGCGCATCCTGGTCTTCGCGCTCGGCATCGGGCTCTTGGCGATCGCCGGCGCGCTGCTGCTGCCGGGCACGCCGCTGCATCCCAGCATGGGCCTGCGCTACACCGTCATCACGCTTCTGACCCTGGTGCTCGGCGGCATGACCAATTTCGTCGGCATCCTGCTCGGCGGCCTGGTCATCGGGCTCTCCGAGGCGATCGGCACGATCTACGTGTCGGGCATCCTCGGCATGATCCTGCCCTACCTGATCCTGGTGCTCATCCTTCTGTTCCGCCCTGCCGGCCTGCTCGGGAAAGCCTGA
- a CDS encoding ABC transporter ATP-binding protein, with translation MLEVRSITAGYDGSTALDDVSIEIRSGELVGLLGANNAGKSTLINCLSGIVKPRSGSIHFEGEDISGLDPHEVVERGIIQVPEGRLVFPQMSVRENLLMGGIGRQARALRSERMDKVLVTFPRLQERLTQDAGTLSGGEQQMLAIGRGMMAGARVLMLDEPSLGLSPLFVQYIFETIRSLHESGLTILLVEQNSNLTFRHASRCYVLERGRVAIHGPSSVVKDDPATRKAYLGL, from the coding sequence ATGCTTGAGGTCCGCTCGATCACCGCCGGTTACGACGGCAGCACCGCGCTCGACGATGTCTCGATCGAGATCAGGAGCGGCGAGCTGGTCGGCCTGCTCGGCGCCAACAATGCCGGCAAGAGCACGCTGATCAACTGCCTGTCCGGCATCGTCAAGCCGCGCTCCGGCTCGATCCATTTCGAAGGCGAGGACATTTCCGGCCTCGATCCCCACGAGGTGGTCGAGCGCGGCATCATCCAGGTGCCCGAGGGACGCCTGGTGTTCCCGCAGATGAGCGTGCGCGAAAACCTCCTGATGGGCGGCATCGGCCGCCAGGCGCGCGCGCTGAGAAGCGAGCGGATGGACAAGGTGCTGGTGACCTTTCCGCGCCTGCAGGAGCGGCTGACCCAGGATGCCGGCACGCTGTCCGGCGGCGAACAGCAGATGCTGGCGATCGGCCGTGGCATGATGGCCGGCGCCAGGGTTCTGATGCTCGACGAACCCTCGCTCGGCCTGTCGCCCCTGTTCGTCCAATATATCTTCGAGACGATCCGCAGCCTGCACGAGAGCGGGCTGACCATCCTGCTGGTCGAGCAGAACTCCAACCTGACATTCCGCCACGCCTCGCGCTGCTACGTCCTGGAGCGCGGCCGGGTCGCCATCCATGGCCCGAGCAGCGTGGTCAAGGACGATCCCGCCACCCGCAAGGCTTATCTCGGTCTCTGA
- a CDS encoding ABC transporter ATP-binding protein, translated as MAILEVDNVSKRFGGLKAVSDVSFSVEPAEILGIIGPNGAGKTTLFGLISGFLPPSAGDVRFKGQSIVGLPPHRVAQLGLSRSFQIVQVFAAMSVLDVVTTAALLRHPMREAIKRATAVLERVGLESKAEEIPGSLSLQDKKLLELAKCLATEPQMILLDEVMAGLTLGEAQVPLAIIRDLRSSGITFVMVEHVMPVIMNTADRLVVLNFGEQVAAGTPDEIVANDRVREAYFGDDSHA; from the coding sequence GTGGCTATCCTTGAAGTTGACAATGTCAGCAAGCGTTTCGGCGGCCTGAAGGCCGTCTCGGATGTCAGCTTTTCCGTCGAGCCGGCGGAGATCCTTGGCATTATCGGGCCGAATGGCGCCGGCAAGACCACATTGTTCGGCCTGATCTCGGGCTTCCTGCCGCCGAGCGCCGGCGACGTGCGCTTCAAGGGACAATCGATCGTCGGCCTGCCGCCGCATCGGGTGGCCCAGCTCGGCCTGTCGCGCAGCTTCCAGATCGTCCAGGTCTTCGCCGCGATGAGCGTGCTCGACGTGGTCACCACCGCTGCGCTGCTGCGCCATCCGATGCGCGAGGCGATCAAGCGGGCCACCGCCGTGCTCGAGCGGGTCGGCCTGGAATCGAAGGCCGAGGAGATCCCCGGATCGCTGTCGCTGCAGGACAAGAAACTGCTCGAGCTGGCCAAGTGCCTGGCCACCGAACCACAGATGATCCTGCTCGACGAGGTCATGGCCGGGCTGACCCTGGGCGAAGCCCAGGTGCCGCTCGCCATCATCAGGGACCTTCGGTCGTCGGGCATCACCTTCGTCATGGTCGAGCATGTCATGCCGGTCATCATGAACACCGCCGACCGGCTGGTGGTGCTGAATTTCGGCGAGCAGGTGGCGGCCGGAACCCCCGACGAGATCGTCGCCAATGACCGTGTCCGTGAGGCCTATTTCGGTGACGATTCCCATGCTTGA